Below is a window of Serratia nevei DNA.
ACCAATACGGTTACCCGTTTTGATCAGCTGCTGATATTGCGCTGTTTCCTGAGAGGTAACCGGCGCGCTATTGGCTAGGTTGTTAATAGCGTATTGCGATGGGGTCGGTGCCGGCTGGTTCAAATAGCCCCAGCCCACAAATAACAGAGCGAGTAGGCCGATGCCTCCGGATAACAGCAGGAGCAGGCTTTTTTTGCCGTCGCTCGCCGCATCTTTTTCGATGGCCATAGGGTTACTCCAGATTGATGGTCAGTGGTGTATTGCGACCCTGTACAGAGAACACCACCTCCGGAGTGAGCGGCAGTTTCCACACATGGGTGCCGTCAGCCGCGGAAGAGGTTTCAACAAATGCATCGCGTAATTCGCTTCGTGAGCGGATATAGAGGTCGTCTCCCATCTGCCAAACGGCAGTCAACGGAACTCCGCCGCCAGTTTTGAGATGACGGGCGCCATCGGGCGGGACGCCGTCCAGAAACGCCTGCAGCGTAGGATTATCGAGGCTGATTTTCTCGCGTGCGATCGGCAGGGGTTTTGCCGATGGTCCGCGAAGAGGGAGCCTCAGGTTTAGGCTGCTGTCAGTGATCTGGGACCTGCCGGTGTTGTCCGGTTCGCCACTGGTCAGTGCTATGACGACGGGAACCGGTAATCCCTTCAGATAGACCGTTACGCTGCCGGTGTCGTAAGCGCGCCGGGCCTGAACGGACATGGCTGGGCTGTCGGGAATGTAATTCACCTCAAAACCAGCGTTGTTGCCATTAAGAGGTGGTGCGGCAATCGGCCACGGCGCGCCGGTTTCGTCTGTAAACGAAACAGAGCTCGGGAAATTCGGCAGGGCGCGGAGCATCGGCAATGAGGCACCTGGCGACAGGTTGACGGTCAGAGAGCTAACCCGCGGCACCGCTGTTACCGGTGAACGGCTTTCGCTGCGTTGAAGTTGGTCAAAAGTATTACGCAGGCTGTCCACCTCGCGTGGTGAGAGCGGCGCCATTTGTTTTTGGGCATAATCCAGCGCAGGCAAAGGCAGCGGTGGCGAGCCATCCTCCGGTAAGGGCGTTGTTGGCTCTGGTGTTGTTGTTACAGGGACATGTTGCGGGGCATTGACAGGTGTCACGCTCAGCGTTTGTGCCGGTTTCCAGGCGGGGGCAGGCGCTACTTCGGTTGTAGCCGCGCCTGCAGCTTGCGCCAGGGTCAACAGAAGCAAACCGGTCAGGGGGGGGTTCATGTTATTTAGCCTCGAAAGTAATGAGCTGGGACACTTCCATGCCGGTGTGTTTAAGACGGGGGTCGGTACGCTGGATAAGTAGTGACATCACAAATGACTGTTCGGGCAACGATGTCACTTGGCCGGTGAGCTTGAGTTTTATCGGATATTGGATCTTCCAGGCATAAATGCCGTTCTCGAGCGTTCCTTTGCTAACCACTACGCCGGGGGAGGTCATAATCGACATGTTCATCTTTTTGTCTTTCACCGCTGTCAAAACGTTGGAGGTGGTCAGGGCGGTGTAATAACTGCGGAACCCATCGTCTGAGAAACGAGCCTGTAGCGCATTCATTTGGCTGCGGTAATGTACAAAATCGAGCGTGAAAGCTTCTCGCAATACCTGTGCGCCAAAGTCGGTCACGTTGATATCGCTGTAGGCTGGTTGATCAGTGGGATAAAGCGGCGTGATCTGCCCATCCTGTGTGGCGAAATACTTCACTGGAGGATGCAAGGCGACATACGCCAGTAAAGCGATAATAAACGCGCATACGACGAGAGTGACGCTTTGCCACAAGTTAACCGCCAGAGAACGACGGGCAAAATCGGCATTGAGCTGACTGGCAATATGCTGCGCCACGGCAGCTGCGTAAGGCGTTTCACCTGCAGACGCAGGTGGAGTAACTGGCTTTTTCATGGTGACTGTCCACGGGTGAGCCCCGCCGCAGGGGAAAACTGGACGGGGGATCGCGTTTATGGCTGAACATCGCGCGAATGCGCGGTGGATTATCGGGAGAAAATGTACCCATCGGAATTGCCACTGTTGCCGGTCGATGTTGGCGCGACGGTAGCAGGCTGGCTGTAGGTGGTTGGCGTGTAGGTTGGCGCCGCGTTCATCGAACGGGTTGTCACCAAACCGCCAGTTTGGGACGACAGGTCGCCCCATGGGTCTATTTTACTGGGTATATAAGATTGGATCTTGTCACGTACCGCGCGGCAAACTTTGTCCTTGATGCCATTGAGGATCCCACTGAGATCACCAAATGTCGGTACTGTTATGGCCGTGCTGATACTACCCAGGCATTGCTGCAAGCCACCGGATACTTGGTTTTCACGCTGCGACCAGGCCTCGGCAGCTTTACGATCTCGTTCATAGCCCGCTTGCGCACCCACCTGCGCGGCAGATACCGCCCGGCAGTTGGCGGCGTGCGCCGATAGAGAAACATTGCCAATTAATAATGCGACCAGGAAAAGTTGACGGATCATGAGAGCTCCTATGCCCCTGGGCGAGGGAATGCGGTTGCGGGTTTGACTGTATTCTCCGGCTCGTCGTCCCGGCGCTGCGGGGTGTGCGCCGGAGGCGTGTACTCGCGCGTGAACCCCAGTTGTTTATGCAGCGCCGGCGGGCACTTTGCCGGCTCAACGAGAGGGGCATACAACCGCTCTTTTTCGCCTTTGAGATTGAACACCAAAGCGTTGCTAGCACCTTCCTCATTGTTGATGGCATTACCATGACCGATCGGTGTTAGGCCTTCAGGAGTGATAATGTTGAGCGTCAAATAGCGATGACCATTGGTATGAGTACAAAGTTTGCCGAGTACCGGGTGATATGCATCCTGATATTTCACCATTCCCTGTACATAGTCGCCGAGCCCTTTGATCAGAAGCAATTTGAGTTGTTTCTCCGCATCCAGTGTTTTAATTAGCGCGGTGCCTGCATCCTGGGTGTGGGCCGGTAGCGGTGTAACTGTAGGACGTGTTGACGGAGGTTCGGTACCTTCCCCATTAGGTTTTAACCAGACCAGCTCTTGTTGCAGTGTTGGCATTGGAGGAATAGGTAGTTTTGCCTCGGTTGCCAGCTGGATCACCTGTTGCTGCAGTGCGTGATAATGCGTCATATCATAAGCATGCAGCGCCGCCGGCGGCACCAACTGCTGTTCGTTCCGAACTAATAATGAGGGGTCGATAGCCGGCTTTATTTCCCAATGGTTGCGGTGCGTGGTGATCTGCTCCGTTTGTTCTACGCCGTGTTTGTCTACCACTACCTCCCCTTGTGGGTCTCGCATTTTTGCCTCTACAGTGACCTCTTTGCGGCCGAGCCAGGTTAGCTTGACGATATCGCCTTTGGCCAAGCCACTCTCCGGTACTACCCGAGACAGTTCTTTGCCCCAGACAAACTTCTCTCCGTCTGCTGTACGCAGTTTGATGTAGTAACTATTACTCTCAGAGTTATCGAAGTTGTACTTGGCGGGGTCTGAAGCCCAATCGTACGAAAACGTACGCCAAGTACATTTTTTAACCAATGTGTCGTTTTTTATTCTCATGGCAAAGGCGACTATAAAGGCCATTCATCGCTCTCTTCCGCT
It encodes the following:
- a CDS encoding DotH/IcmK family type IV secretion protein; the encoded protein is MNPPLTGLLLLTLAQAAGAATTEVAPAPAWKPAQTLSVTPVNAPQHVPVTTTPEPTTPLPEDGSPPLPLPALDYAQKQMAPLSPREVDSLRNTFDQLQRSESRSPVTAVPRVSSLTVNLSPGASLPMLRALPNFPSSVSFTDETGAPWPIAAPPLNGNNAGFEVNYIPDSPAMSVQARRAYDTGSVTVYLKGLPVPVVIALTSGEPDNTGRSQITDSSLNLRLPLRGPSAKPLPIAREKISLDNPTLQAFLDGVPPDGARHLKTGGGVPLTAVWQMGDDLYIRSRSELRDAFVETSSAADGTHVWKLPLTPEVVFSVQGRNTPLTINLE
- a CDS encoding DotI/IcmL/TraM family protein, with product MKKPVTPPASAGETPYAAAVAQHIASQLNADFARRSLAVNLWQSVTLVVCAFIIALLAYVALHPPVKYFATQDGQITPLYPTDQPAYSDINVTDFGAQVLREAFTLDFVHYRSQMNALQARFSDDGFRSYYTALTTSNVLTAVKDKKMNMSIMTSPGVVVSKGTLENGIYAWKIQYPIKLKLTGQVTSLPEQSFVMSLLIQRTDPRLKHTGMEVSQLITFEAK